In a genomic window of Glycine max cultivar Williams 82 chromosome 13, Glycine_max_v4.0, whole genome shotgun sequence:
- the LOC100804733 gene encoding 3-dehydrosphinganine reductase TSC10A isoform X1 — MGDANFAFFVLFLLPVFLLAVLYFLVRPRPVKIPIKNRHVFITGGSSGIGLALAHRAAAEGARVSILARSPDKLEEARNAIRLATGMEVAAFAADVRDFEAVKRAVDDAGPIDVLLLNHGVFVALELDKMELSEVKFTMDVNLMGTLNLIKAALPAMKNRNDPLPASIALVSSQAGQVGIYGYVAYSASKFGLRGLAESLQQEVIEDNIHVSMIFPPDTDTPGLAEENKRRPELTKIITASSGSMKADEVAQKALDGIKCGDFIVSCNFEGIALSLATAGLSPQRSFLMAFLEVVAAGILRIVALGMQWTWYRSIEKYHSQRKEVKPSLIKKILKW; from the exons ATGGGTGACGCGAACTTCGCCTTCTttgttctctttcttcttcccgTGTTTCTTCTGGCGGTGCTCTACTTCCTGGTCCGTCCGCGTCCCGTGAAGATCCCGATTAAGAACCGGCACGTTTTCATCACGGGCGGATCCAGCGGTATCGGGCTGGCGCTGGCGCACCGCGCGGCGGCGGAGGGTGCGCGCGTCTCGATCCTCGCCCGGTCACCGGACAAGCTAGAGGAGGCGCGCAACGCGATCCGCCTCGCCACAGGGATGGAGGTGGCGGCATTCGCGGCAGACGTGCGGGACTTCGAGGCGGTGAAGCGCGCGGTCGACGATGCGGGCCCCATCGACGTGCTGCTGCTGAACCACGGCGTCTTCGTGGCGCTGGAGCTGGATAAGATGGAACTGAGTGAGGTCAAGTTCACCATGGACGTAAATCTCATGGGAACGTTGAATCTCATCAAGGCCGCGCTGCCTGCAATGAAGAACCGCAACGATCCGCTGCCCGCTTCCATTGCTCTTGTTTCCTCACAGGCCGGTCAG GTGGGAATTTATGGTTATGTAGCTTATTCGGCAAGTAAATTTGGTCTTCGTGGTTTAGCAGAATCATTGCAACAAGAGGTTATAGAAGATAACATTCATGTTTCTATGATATTCCCTCCAGATACGGATACTCCTGGGTTAGCAGAAG AAAACAAGAGAAGACCGGAGCTCACCAAAATCATTACAGCCTCCTCTGGTTCTATGAAAGCTGATGAAGTTGCTCAGAAAGCTTTGGATGGTATAAAATGTGGcgattttattgtttcttgcAATTTCGAGGGAATTGCACTATCCCTAGCAACTGCAGGTTTATCCCCTCAGAGGTCTTTCTTAATGGCGTTTCTTGAGGTTGTTGCTGCTGGAATCCTACGGATTGTTGCACTAGGTATGCAGTGGACTTGGTATAGAAGTATAGAGAAATATCACAGCCAAAGGAAGG AGGTCAAGCCTTCgttgataaagaaaatattgaaatggtaa
- the LOC100804733 gene encoding 3-dehydrosphinganine reductase TSC10A isoform X2: protein MGDANFAFFVLFLLPVFLLAVLYFLVRPRPVKIPIKNRHVFITGGSSGIGLALAHRAAAEGARVSILARSPDKLEEARNAIRLATGMEVAAFAADVRDFEAVKRAVDDAGPIDVLLLNHGVFVALELDKMELSEVKFTMDVNLMGTLNLIKAALPAMKNRNDPLPASIALVSSQAGQVGIYGYVAYSASKFGLRGLAESLQQEVIEDNIHVSMIFPPDTDTPGLAEENKRRPELTKIITASSGSMKADEVAQKALDGIKCGDFIVSCNFEGIALSLATAGLSPQRSFLMAFLEVVAAGILRIVALGMQWTWYRSIEKYHSQRKGSSRRS, encoded by the exons ATGGGTGACGCGAACTTCGCCTTCTttgttctctttcttcttcccgTGTTTCTTCTGGCGGTGCTCTACTTCCTGGTCCGTCCGCGTCCCGTGAAGATCCCGATTAAGAACCGGCACGTTTTCATCACGGGCGGATCCAGCGGTATCGGGCTGGCGCTGGCGCACCGCGCGGCGGCGGAGGGTGCGCGCGTCTCGATCCTCGCCCGGTCACCGGACAAGCTAGAGGAGGCGCGCAACGCGATCCGCCTCGCCACAGGGATGGAGGTGGCGGCATTCGCGGCAGACGTGCGGGACTTCGAGGCGGTGAAGCGCGCGGTCGACGATGCGGGCCCCATCGACGTGCTGCTGCTGAACCACGGCGTCTTCGTGGCGCTGGAGCTGGATAAGATGGAACTGAGTGAGGTCAAGTTCACCATGGACGTAAATCTCATGGGAACGTTGAATCTCATCAAGGCCGCGCTGCCTGCAATGAAGAACCGCAACGATCCGCTGCCCGCTTCCATTGCTCTTGTTTCCTCACAGGCCGGTCAG GTGGGAATTTATGGTTATGTAGCTTATTCGGCAAGTAAATTTGGTCTTCGTGGTTTAGCAGAATCATTGCAACAAGAGGTTATAGAAGATAACATTCATGTTTCTATGATATTCCCTCCAGATACGGATACTCCTGGGTTAGCAGAAG AAAACAAGAGAAGACCGGAGCTCACCAAAATCATTACAGCCTCCTCTGGTTCTATGAAAGCTGATGAAGTTGCTCAGAAAGCTTTGGATGGTATAAAATGTGGcgattttattgtttcttgcAATTTCGAGGGAATTGCACTATCCCTAGCAACTGCAGGTTTATCCCCTCAGAGGTCTTTCTTAATGGCGTTTCTTGAGGTTGTTGCTGCTGGAATCCTACGGATTGTTGCACTAGGTATGCAGTGGACTTGGTATAGAAGTATAGAGAAATATCACAGCCAAAGGAAGG GTTCATCCCGAAGGAGCTGA
- the LOC100804733 gene encoding 3-dehydrosphinganine reductase TSC10A isoform X3, giving the protein MGDANFAFFVLFLLPVFLLAVLYFLVRPRPVKIPIKNRHVFITGGSSGIGLALAHRAAAEGARVSILARSPDKLEEARNAIRLATGMEVAAFAADVRDFEAVKRAVDDAGPIDVLLLNHGVFVALELDKMELSEVKFTMDVNLMGTLNLIKAALPAMKNRNDPLPASIALVSSQAGQVGIYGYVAYSASKFGLRGLAESLQQEVIEDNIHVSMIFPPDTDTPGLAEENKRRPELTKIITASSGSMKADEVAQKALDGIKCGDFIVSCNFEGIALSLATAGLSPQRSFLMAFLEVVAAGILRIVALGMQWTWYRSIEKYHSQRKGAS; this is encoded by the exons ATGGGTGACGCGAACTTCGCCTTCTttgttctctttcttcttcccgTGTTTCTTCTGGCGGTGCTCTACTTCCTGGTCCGTCCGCGTCCCGTGAAGATCCCGATTAAGAACCGGCACGTTTTCATCACGGGCGGATCCAGCGGTATCGGGCTGGCGCTGGCGCACCGCGCGGCGGCGGAGGGTGCGCGCGTCTCGATCCTCGCCCGGTCACCGGACAAGCTAGAGGAGGCGCGCAACGCGATCCGCCTCGCCACAGGGATGGAGGTGGCGGCATTCGCGGCAGACGTGCGGGACTTCGAGGCGGTGAAGCGCGCGGTCGACGATGCGGGCCCCATCGACGTGCTGCTGCTGAACCACGGCGTCTTCGTGGCGCTGGAGCTGGATAAGATGGAACTGAGTGAGGTCAAGTTCACCATGGACGTAAATCTCATGGGAACGTTGAATCTCATCAAGGCCGCGCTGCCTGCAATGAAGAACCGCAACGATCCGCTGCCCGCTTCCATTGCTCTTGTTTCCTCACAGGCCGGTCAG GTGGGAATTTATGGTTATGTAGCTTATTCGGCAAGTAAATTTGGTCTTCGTGGTTTAGCAGAATCATTGCAACAAGAGGTTATAGAAGATAACATTCATGTTTCTATGATATTCCCTCCAGATACGGATACTCCTGGGTTAGCAGAAG AAAACAAGAGAAGACCGGAGCTCACCAAAATCATTACAGCCTCCTCTGGTTCTATGAAAGCTGATGAAGTTGCTCAGAAAGCTTTGGATGGTATAAAATGTGGcgattttattgtttcttgcAATTTCGAGGGAATTGCACTATCCCTAGCAACTGCAGGTTTATCCCCTCAGAGGTCTTTCTTAATGGCGTTTCTTGAGGTTGTTGCTGCTGGAATCCTACGGATTGTTGCACTAGGTATGCAGTGGACTTGGTATAGAAGTATAGAGAAATATCACAGCCAAAGGAAGG GAGCCTCTTAA
- the LOC100500449 gene encoding uncharacterized protein LOC100500449 — protein sequence MEVAMELEDDLFFADLSKEIALLIMDEDEDPLASCPPDSLQAFSGAIHPPPQFAFIYEHALRRESKGTGVFIPQATQPRRKQRKGRANNNSYAKHQKQSQDTRMASQVPNKNSFKSRNG from the exons ATGGAGGTTGCTATGGAACTGGAAGATGatcttttttttgctgatttgAGCAAGGAAATTGCTCTACTAATTatggatgaagatgaagatcctCTTGCTTCTTGTCCTCCTGACTCTCTTCAG GCTTTTTCTGGGGCAATTCATCCTCCTCCACAGTTTGCTTTCATCTATGAGCATGCTTTGAGAAGAGAAAGCAAAGGGACAGGTGTGTTTATCCCTCAAGCAACACAGCCAAGAaggaagcagaggaaaggaagGGCTAATAATAATTCATATGCAAAACATCAAAAGCAGTCTCAAGATACCAGAATGGCTTCTCAAGTTCCTAACAAGAATTCTTTCAAATCCCGAAATGGCTGA